The Cyclobacterium amurskyense genome contains the following window.
AAAATGGCCATCAAGGTGCCATTATTGCCTGCCTTGGAGGCAATGGCTGATACCATGGTCAGCGCTGCGGAAAAACCAATGGCTCCTAGCAAAAGGTTCAAAAGAAACAATGGATGGTCAGCTACGGGATTACCGAAAACAACGCTAAAAACCAAATAACCCAATAGGGCCAATACAAGAGTGAGTGCAGTATTGTAAATGGTTTTGGACAAAATGATTGCTTGAGGTGATGCAATCATAAAATAATAGAGTTGCCTTCCCTGGTGTTCTTGCACAAAACTTTTAGCTACAGCATTGACTGCCGAAAAAAGTATAATGATCCAATAAAGGGAGTTCCAAAAAGGGACTTGTAATTCACCTTGACCAGCCCCAATACTGAGGTAAGCAATAAATACTGCGCTGGTGACATATAGGAGTATACCATTGATGGCGTACTTTTGTCGCCACTCCAATAAGGCCTCTTTTTTTATCAACAAAGCTATTTCCTTCCACATATTATTCGCAAATATAGGCACCTAATCAGAATAACTTCCCCGTCTAGTTATAATTTTATTGATTGTTACTGGTCTGTTTGCTATTTTACAGGGTTATATAAAGTATATAAAAATATTAACTATTGAATTTACAACCCATTTGAAACCGAAAAAACGGAATCAATACAATTTTATTTTATCATGAGTTTTGAAAACGACAGGAGAAAATTTATAGGAAAAATGGCCTTAGGAACTTTGGCGGGACTTACCCCCTGGAATAGTCTATTGGCAAATACGCCAATAGAGGCAAAGGCTATGCAAAAGGCTTTTGTACCTGTAATGCTGACCCCTTATAAAGCAGATATGTCTGTAGATTATAAAGGGCTAAAAAAACTAACAGATTACTATCTTGAATCTGGAGCACGTGGATTATTTGCCAATTGCCTGAGTAGTGAGATGTATGACTTGAGTCCGGAGGAAAGGCTGAAAGTGACCAAGACTGTAGTAAAGAAAGTCAATGGGGAATTCCCTGTTGTAGCTACAGGATCTTTTGGGAATACTGCCCAAGAAAAAGCAGATTTCACCAAAAAGATAGCTGATACTGGCGTTGACGCAGTTATTATGATTACTTCTCACTTTGCAGAAAAAGGCGAATCTGATGCTGTTGTGATCAAAAATCTGGAAGAATACCTGTCTCTGACTGGAGATATTCCATTAGGAACTTACGAATGTCCTACCCCTTATAAAAGAATACTTTCTCAAAAGGTTCTTAAGTTTTTATTGGATTCTGACAGGTTGGTGTACCATAAGGATACCTCTGAAGATATAGACAATATTAAAGAAAAACTTAAAACGGCTAAAGGTACTAAAATGGGCTTTTACAATGCCCACATGGGTAGTGCTGTAGCCTCTCTTCGAAATGGAGGTGCTGGATTGTCTCCAATTGCAGGTAATTATTATCCAGAAGTAATCGCTTGGATTTGTGACAATGCAGGTGATTCTGGAAAGAAAGAACAGGTAGATTGGTTACAAGACAAGGTAAGAGACATGGAAAGAAGGATTACCGCCAATTATATGCTTTCCTCTAGGTATTACCTTAACAAAGAAGGCTTGGGTTTGGAAATTGTAAGCCGTAGGGCTAAAAATCCACTTACCGCAGATCAGCAAGCAGTTGTTGACAAATGTTATGCTGAAGTGCAAGGGTGGAAACAGAAATTATCCATATAATAATCTCTTTTAATAATAAAAAGGGGCTTCTTGTTTTAAAGAAGCCCCTTTTTATTTCCTTATGTTTTAGCTCAAAACTGATATTGATTAATCAATGGTATCAAACCCCAGATAAGGAACCAATACTTTTGGCATTTTAATGCCTTCTGCAGTTTGGTTGTTTTCCAAAATAGCAGCCATGATTCTTGGTAGGGCCAAGGCACTTCCATTCAAGGTGTGTGCTAAAACGGT
Protein-coding sequences here:
- a CDS encoding heme exporter protein CcmB, with product MWKEIALLIKKEALLEWRQKYAINGILLYVTSAVFIAYLSIGAGQGELQVPFWNSLYWIIILFSAVNAVAKSFVQEHQGRQLYYFMIASPQAIILSKTIYNTALTLVLALLGYLVFSVVFGNPVADHPLFLLNLLLGAIGFSAALTMVSAIASKAGNNGTLMAILSFPVMIPILLMTIQVSKSAIDGLDRGISAEKIITLMAINAIVLATSYLLFPYLWRS
- a CDS encoding dihydrodipicolinate synthase family protein, giving the protein MSFENDRRKFIGKMALGTLAGLTPWNSLLANTPIEAKAMQKAFVPVMLTPYKADMSVDYKGLKKLTDYYLESGARGLFANCLSSEMYDLSPEERLKVTKTVVKKVNGEFPVVATGSFGNTAQEKADFTKKIADTGVDAVIMITSHFAEKGESDAVVIKNLEEYLSLTGDIPLGTYECPTPYKRILSQKVLKFLLDSDRLVYHKDTSEDIDNIKEKLKTAKGTKMGFYNAHMGSAVASLRNGGAGLSPIAGNYYPEVIAWICDNAGDSGKKEQVDWLQDKVRDMERRITANYMLSSRYYLNKEGLGLEIVSRRAKNPLTADQQAVVDKCYAEVQGWKQKLSI